ACATCACAGAAATCTTGGACACGTTGACGTAAAAGGTAAGGCTGGCTTAGTAGATCATTATTACTGATGAGTCATGATCTTTGCTACTGTATCACTTTGCTTTGATTGTTAGAATTATAAATGTATTATTTGACTGTAGCTAAACGGGTGAGAAGTCACAGTGATTTACTAAGCCTCtcattctctatttctctcagaCACTGGCTCTTTACCTATGGACGACtgcatcctctcctctctgtccctccctccagtcACAAAACTGGGGACTACTGCTGACAAACATACTCAAAAACACCTGCAAGAGGCCACGCCAATCTCAAACCATCCAAATAAAGAAGAGATTATTGAGATTCCCATTGACCAATCAAATCTGGAGACTGGCAAGAGGAGGATATCTGAGAGAACAAGACAGAAACGAAATGAACAGAGGGACAGAATTGAAACGGATGAAATTGTGGAGGAGGGAACGTCATTTTTGGCCAATGAGAGTAGGAGAGGGCAGGCTCTGCCCTCGAAGAGGAAAATGAGCGACAGTTTGGAGGTTCCCCGGAAACGACAAGCAGATTCACCTCTGTTTCAGTAAGAACTGATATTGAAGTAGCTCGTATTGGTGTCTCCCTGCATGcctttgattccattccatttttttggggggggggggattttcaaTCTGCTTTATGTACATTGCTGTGTTCCTCTTTTACAGGGATTCTCCAGTGAATATCGAATCTTCTAGTGAATCTCCTCTCATCTCGATATGGGGAGAATACACAGGTGTGGAATCTGTTCATTCTGAATGAAATGGGAAATACAGTACATGGTAAAAGAAAATGCATAACAGTTTTACTTACCCTTTTGTGTGAAGAACCCCAAGGTGCTGCCTATCCCATGATGACTGACACCAAAGTCCCTTGGTCGGATGATGAGACTCTAAACCTCATAGACATTTGGGGAAAAGACTCTGTGCAGCGAGTTCTGAAAGGCTGTGTCAAAAATCGCCACGTGTTCACTCTCATATCCAAGAACATGTCTGAGAGAGGCTACATGAGAACTGTAGAGCAGTGTCAGACCAGGATCAAACGATTGAAGAACAGCTTTCGTCAGTCTCTCCAGCAGAAGTGAGTACACGACAGAAAAACATttgcaatatatatataatttattattattatatatttttgtttgttattgagAATATCCCTGGAATGTGCTTGTCTATATTCTCACACTTAAACCATTCCCTATATACAGAGTGGAGTGTAAATTTTATGATCAGCTAGAGCGAATACTTGGGAATGTGTCCCCCTTAACGGTTCCTGAGGTCACCTATGATGTTGAAGAGGTGACAGATGACCAGCTAGAAGACACTGATGATTGGGAGTTCCCTGGCCACTCTGGTCTAGAAGAGATGGGTATGGTCCGATTGTGCCTTTCTTGGTAAATCACATAATATTGGCTCTTGGGAAAGGGACTAATGTGTGTTGGCATGCAGCATGTTGCCCACCACTTTATAAAGAGGTCAAACTGCTTGAATGTTAATACAGCTGATTTTACATTTGGAATGTGCAATGTGATTCATCTAAATCAATCAAATGATTAATAATCAGTGATCAATGCTCTTGTGTTTGTGTTGATTTCCACTGAAGGAACCAGAAGTGTTCCCTGGACAGACTTGGAGACCCTCACCCTAATCAACATATGGGGAGATGACAAAATGCAGAGGGAATTGAGGGGTATGCATAGAAATGGGCACCTTTTTGCTGTGATATCCCAAAAGATGTCTGCCCAGGGCTTTATCCGGACTGCAGAGCAGTGCCAGACGAGGGTTAAAAGACTGAAACGGAGTTTCCGACAGTGCTACGAGAACAAGTATGTCAGTTATAGTTTAACAATCATTTTCTTTGtgcattgggagtcccatagggatcTATGCTCGGGCCTTTACATTCTTGTTTGATATCCTGTGATGGCTTACATTTTGTCTATTTGAGCCAGAAAAATGATTTGTTTTGAAAATGTGCTTTGTTTTCTTTCCCCAAACGCAGCATGAAAGGCAGAGAGCAAGTAGAATGCAAATTCTATGACCTACTGGAGAGAATATTGGGGAATGAGCTTCCCTCATACGTGGAGGTGTCAGAAAACTGTCTTGACATGGAGTCTAGAGAAGCATGGTCAGCAGACAACGAGTGCTCTGTTTACTCTTCCCAGGAGAGGGGTATGGTCACATTCTCTCTACTGGTTAACCAGTTCCTCTTTCACTAGTAAACTATAATAAGATCAACTTGAAGGACTGGGAAGAAACTCAACATAGTATATCTGACTCATTCTTTGATATCTGTGAGACGAAGTCAGCAAGGTTTTAGGGATAAGGGTGAGTGGATGGTTTGGGATTGGGCCAATCTTTCTCACACACTCTTTCCCTTTGACTCCGATCCATCCAGAGGCTGTAGTGGGCGTGCCAGAGGACAGGAAGAAGATCCCCTGGGTGGACGGTGAGACGGTGATCCTCCTGGAGCTCTGGGGAGACGACACTGTGCAGCAGAACCTGAAACGCTGTCCGCACAACGGTCACATATACTCAGAGATTTCGGAAAAGCTCAACATCCGTGGTTATCACAGAACTGCAGAGCAGTGCCACACCAGGATAAAGCGATTGAAAGCCAGCTATCGACAGTGCCAGGAAACCATCAGGTAGCCATTGCATTTCAGCTTCTATTATTGATACATTTGTCATGTTGCTAATGTGAATTGGATTACAGATTTTGATTTTAATTTTGCAATCTCTCTCTACCTGTGCTCTTCCTAGTTCATCTGGATCTGAGCAGGTTGATTTTAAGTTCTACAATATTTTAGATCAAATACTTGAGAGGCAGCCTCCCTCTACCAGCACAGTGGTGACAGACTTGACCAATGACATATCAGAGGAATCAAACAGTGACTCACTTCAAGGTAAGAGTTCAGCTCATTTCGAACTATGCAAACTTTCTAATTACACCCTGCATGGCTATGTCAGATTGAACCCTGTTTGTTATGTATTTAactactggttctactgtaggtgcCGTCCCCTCATCACAAGTTCCTTTGCCAAGTCTAAACAGGGACACTTTCATGTTATTGGGCTGTTTTGTATTTAGAGTGTACAGAAGTGGACAACTACACCACTTCTGAGAGGATCACACCAGGCTCATGGTCGGATCCTGAGTCCCTGGCCCTCATTGACATCTGGGGGGAGGACGAGGTTCAGAGGGTGCTGAGAGACTTTGTCCACAACGGCCCTGTCTACATGGACATATCAGAAAAGATGCATGACCAAGGGTACTCCAAGACCCCAGAGCAGTGTCGTTGGAAAGTCAAGTCCATGAGGAACAACTTCCGTCAGTGCTACGACAGGAAAAAGTATGTGTGTACAAAACAGGTTTAAATTGGACCCTTTATGTTGAGTTTCATTTGCAGAAACATACAAATAAGTGTACTCTAACCCATAGCCACAATTCTGcatctcatttttttaaatggcttCCTTTTCTGTCTGCTGTTCTCAGATGTGGAAGAAAGGGTGTGGAATACAAGTTCTACAATCAGTTGGAGCGAATACTTGGCCATGAAGCGGCCTCCATTGATGAGTATGATGAAAGAGACGATCAAACAGTAGACCAGGACACAGGTACGGTGGTAATACAGACAGTTATCTGTTTACACTGAAGACACTGGTTGTTTCCAATGTATATGTCTCCCGGAGCAGGTGCTGATAGGATGAGATACACCCCATGGTCAGAGCCAGAGACGCTGGCCCTCATTGAGCTGTGGGGGAACGAGGAGGTCCAGGCGAGCCTCCGAGGTTGCGTCCGCAACGGGCACATTTTCGCCGACATAGCAGAGAAGCTGGCCACCATTGGGCACTTCAAAACGGCTGAGCAGTGCCACTCGAGGGTTAAGCGGCTGAGGAAAACCTACCGACGTTGTCTCCACAGCAGGACGTAAGTGCAAAGCACAGATTATTTGTGGGTAAGGCGAGTCATGGTGCCTAAATTGGGACTTGTTACAAATGAACCCTTCACCTCCCACTGTTCtccacctccctctacctctggtCGTACCTATAGAAACGGAGGGGAGCCCTTACTCTTCAGATACTACAGGTTCCTGGAGCCGGTGCTAGGCAACGACACGCTCTCCCTCGATGCAGAGATTGTTGATTTGTGCGATGACTTCAATCCAGATCCCACTGAGGAAGCAGATCAGGAAATGGGTATGGTGCCTCCTCATTATCCTTACCTTCGAAGTCTAATGTaattagggccctgtgtttttcCTGTGTCAGTGCCAACAGTTATTTGTCTTGGTCAGGTCAAATCAGGACCCTAGTCATAATCAATCTTCAAAAATGTACTTAGTAGCCACCTAAAGCCtcccaaaaacatattttttttgaaGGCCAGGGCTCAGTCAGTTACGCTGTGGCGGAGTCCAGCAGAAAGATGCCCTGGTCCGATCGGGAGACCCAGGCTCTGCTGGAGGTCTGGGGTGAGGACCATGTGCAGCTCTCCCTCCGCGGCTGCTTGAAGAACAGACATGTGTTTGAATACATCTCACGGAGGATGACGGCCCAGGGGTTCATCAGGACGGCTGAGCAGTGCCACACCCGCATCAAGCGACTCAAGGCCAGCTTCCACCATGACAAGTGAATGCAAAGGATTTAGAACTACCATTTCATGTCTAGTTATTTACTTTATAAATTACACCACATCATCGGATATAAATTGATGCAATATCTTTAAGTCAACAAATCAATGCTTTACTTAATTTCATCACATTAGTCAACAATGTAATTGCAGTCTTGTTTTTATCACTGTTATTGTTACGTAGTACATGTGGTCAGAGGATATGATGATTGAACTGAAATTAAATAGTCTAATCTTCCCTTTCCTCAGAAGGGAATGTAAGTTCTACGACCAGATGGAGGAGATTTTCTCGAGGGAGCTCAACGTTGACAGTTTGGCCGAAGATTCGTTAGACAATGAGGAAGCTGCTGTCTGGGAGTCTACACTTGAAGTTGACCAAAGGAAAGGTAAAGCAAAGCCATACCATACCTTTAAATGTTCAATGAGTTGTCTTATTTCAACTAACCCCCTTCCCATTGTAAACAATGTGTTCATTGGGTGTCTTTGTCTTCAGCTAGCCGTCCTTTAACTGACGGCTCCAAGTTCCCCTGGAGCGACAGTGAGACCCAGGTCCTCCTCAGTATTTGGGGGAGTGACGAGGTCCAGGAGGATCTGAAGGGCTGCACCAAAAACAGACACATTTTCACTGAGATCTCTCAGGCCATGGCCAACGAGGGCTACCTGAGGACAGCCGAACAGTGCCAGTCTAGAGTGAAGCGGCTAAAGGCCAACTTCCGCCAGTTCTGTGAGAGCAAACAGTAAGCCATGGGGGATAAGATATGGATATGAAGTTGATAACCACTATTTATAAATGTGAATTGATTATGAAGTCTCCATACTGATGGAACAGTTGTGTATTCATGGTCAGAGGTTTGCCATGCTCATGTTAGATAAGCAAAGCTCATTAACTAACCAGATATGAGGAATAAGCATTGCGTCAACAACCAAATGTTATGTTCTATTTTCCCAGGATTGGAGGGGAAAGAGTGGAGTGCAAATTCTACGATCAGTTTGTGCAAATATTCGGGAACAAGTATCTATCCTGTGACTCTCTGGCTGAGGAATCGAATGGCGCCACAGACATGGGAGAGGTCCCAGGTGGCCAAGTCCAAGGAACAGGTAAGGGAAACAATCTCCAAATCTCTGTGCAGTAAATACTGTTTTTATGTTATTCTATCAACGTTGGgccttcgttttttttttttttgttttttcagtCTCTCCAGAATCaggcagctgtccatcactaTGGGAACTAGATCTCCCCTGGAGCATTGAGGAGACTGAAGCCCTCCTTGACATATGGGGCAGTGACAGAATCCAAGAGGACCTGAGGGGAAACACTGAAATGGAACACATTTATACAGAGATCGC
The DNA window shown above is from Salmo trutta chromosome 8, fSalTru1.1, whole genome shotgun sequence and carries:
- the LOC115198966 gene encoding uncharacterized protein LOC115198966, with the translated sequence MERSRTENYKDPLLSISYLRLLAPPLQLLSAAMWQVVQKGLVMHYGMLEVFVTSMTEMVPELLSYRQRAQLILGLRARLVLELCRGDHQVDPETIQPHLDRIKASITTPRDHCVTDAQVEDSGANFLELVQTLLQDPDVKEHFFLEVFPVQYGQKYDTALEILLWEFLSRLEKLLPVPDFAQMVSWLDGAPSVLDECLQSATPPEEMKALIEHHRNLGHVDVKDTGSLPMDDCILSSLSLPPVTKLGTTADKHTQKHLQEATPISNHPNKEEIIEIPIDQSNLETGKRRISERTRQKRNEQRDRIETDEIVEEGTSFLANESRRGQALPSKRKMSDSLEVPRKRQADSPLFQDSPVNIESSSESPLISIWGEYTEPQGAAYPMMTDTKVPWSDDETLNLIDIWGKDSVQRVLKGCVKNRHVFTLISKNMSERGYMRTVEQCQTRIKRLKNSFRQSLQQKVECKFYDQLERILGNVSPLTVPEVTYDVEEVTDDQLEDTDDWEFPGHSGLEEMGTRSVPWTDLETLTLINIWGDDKMQRELRGMHRNGHLFAVISQKMSAQGFIRTAEQCQTRVKRLKRSFRQCYENNMKGREQVECKFYDLLERILGNELPSYVEVSENCLDMESREAWSADNECSVYSSQEREAVVGVPEDRKKIPWVDGETVILLELWGDDTVQQNLKRCPHNGHIYSEISEKLNIRGYHRTAEQCHTRIKRLKASYRQCQETISSSGSEQVDFKFYNILDQILERQPPSTSTVVTDLTNDISEESNSDSLQECTEVDNYTTSERITPGSWSDPESLALIDIWGEDEVQRVLRDFVHNGPVYMDISEKMHDQGYSKTPEQCRWKVKSMRNNFRQCYDRKKCGRKGVEYKFYNQLERILGHEAASIDEYDERDDQTVDQDTGADRMRYTPWSEPETLALIELWGNEEVQASLRGCVRNGHIFADIAEKLATIGHFKTAEQCHSRVKRLRKTYRRCLHSRTNGGEPLLFRYYRFLEPVLGNDTLSLDAEIVDLCDDFNPDPTEEADQEMGQGSVSYAVAESSRKMPWSDRETQALLEVWGEDHVQLSLRGCLKNRHVFEYISRRMTAQGFIRTAEQCHTRIKRLKASFHHDKRECKFYDQMEEIFSRELNVDSLAEDSLDNEEAAVWESTLEVDQRKASRPLTDGSKFPWSDSETQVLLSIWGSDEVQEDLKGCTKNRHIFTEISQAMANEGYLRTAEQCQSRVKRLKANFRQFCESKQIGGERVECKFYDQFVQIFGNKYLSCDSLAEESNGATDMGEVPGGQVQGTVSPESGSCPSLWELDLPWSIEETEALLDIWGSDRIQEDLRGNTEMEHIYTEIAQMMADQGFMKTAEQCQTRATQLNLSIIPI